Proteins from one Setaria italica strain Yugu1 chromosome V, Setaria_italica_v2.0, whole genome shotgun sequence genomic window:
- the LOC101786472 gene encoding ras-related protein RIC1 codes for MNPEYDYLFKLLLIGDSGVGKSCLLLRFADDSYLESYISTIGVDFKIRTVEQDGKTIKLQIWDTAGQERFRTITSSYYRGAHGIIVVYDVTDQESFNNVKQWLNEIDRYASENVNKLLVGNKCDLAESRVVSYEAGKALADEIGIPFLETSAKDATNVEKAFMTMAGEIKNRMASQPAASGASRPATVQMRGQPVAQQSSCCS; via the exons TGACTACCTCTTCAAGCTGCTCCTCATCGGGGACTCGGGCGTCGGGAAGTCTTGCCTGCTGCTGAGGTTTGCG GATGATTCATACCTGGAGAGCTATATCAGTACGATTGGTGTTGATTTT AAAATCCGCACTGTTGAGCAAGATGGGAAGACAATAAAGTTGCAGATT TGGGATACTGCTGGCCAAGAGCGCTTTAGGACCATCACAAGCAGCTACTACCGTGGAGCTCATGGCATCATT GTCGTGTATGATGTGACTGACCAGGAGAGCTTCAACAATGTCAAGCAGTGGCTGAATGAAATTGACAGGTATGCCAGTGAAAATGTGAACAAGCTTTTGGTGGGGAACAAGTGCGACCTGGCTGAGAGCAGAGTAGTTTCTTATGAGGCTGGCAAG GCCCTTGCTGATGAGATCGGGATACCGTTCCTGGAGACTAGTGCCAAGGATGCAACAAATGTGGAGAAGGCATTCATGACCATGGCAGGAGAGATAAAGAACAG GATGGCAAGTCAGCCGGCTGCAAGTGGTGCTAGCAGGCCTGCAACAGTGCAAATGCGGGGTCAGCCTGTTGCTCAGCAAAGCAGCTGCTGCTCTTGA
- the LOC101786067 gene encoding uncharacterized protein At1g51745: protein MGSCAGEEEEWPGGVTGADAEVGALVWVRRRNGSWWPGRILGMDELPENTVIPPRSAGTPIKLLGRPDGSIDWYNLEKSKRVKSFRCGEYDECIQKAKALARHQKKTQTEGRYVRREDAIIHALEIERSRFPNNYDDDLEEDTDDDVCASQNIYSAKSKNINGFNKRSSRGARSMYDIEESSAQDMSQALTVYKKPQNLSSSSTRYASSKKKKRKGRKNFEDDTVQGFQRMRDLREIGTKNVTKQKSGAGIFSDVPLLESGPSFGYDLSSTNGIKKGKQSHSSIKKKRSNIGQSYENSRKKDRHRPLSKLCEDPEASGTYYHWDPSGQSSSQYPGGQMPNMFEPSRAKTIFSTDVNNCSYSSGTSSLETLLDTSHNNHKGSAISDGDKFFDDVLEEGHVDTYGSCTSIKDQISEPINQTTDCGIVGTSSTRHHRSSKKKNISSFAQIPEESRMKDNNSLLKQYEGTIKLDGGVFRPTELEDSIRHATPEHEESSETISNHSNSEKGTTSLPYYVPLQVLPPLEPQPDLKPPRCPVTRPPTKRARADHRLYDVELTVRRSQRGHPVPLVSLMSKWTGKQIVGYPVTVEVLEDSRPAASRDEHCPAMSSLDSLLKSRVTEPRQARSSNASRSKSKSSCRKKASEHDLDKSWRPHAKKPASSPRKMRRLSSFAGSRRESGDRKPVVVKTGGPTVACVPLRLVFSRINEALSFSVRQENPT from the exons ATGGGGAGCTgcgcgggagaggaggaggagtggcCCGGCGGCGTGACGGGGGCGGACGCCGAGGTCGGGGCGCTCGTCTGGGTGCGCCGCCGCAACGGATCCTGGTGGCCGGGCCGGATCCTCGGCATGGATGAGCTGCCCGAGAACACCGTCATCCCTCCGCGCTCCGCTGGCACGCCCATCAAGCTACTCGGCCGCCCCGACGGCAGCAT TGACTGGTATAATCTCGAGAAGTCTAAACGTGTGAAGTCATTTCGTTGTGGAGAATATGATGAATGTATACAAAAAGCAAAGGCTCTAGCTCGCCATCAAAAGAAGACACAGACTGAAGGGAGGTATGTTCGCCGAGAGGATGCCATTATCCATGCCCTTGAAATTGAAAGGTCCCGTTTTCCAAATAACTATGATGATGATCTTGAAGAGGACACCGATGATGATGTTTGTGCATCCCAGAATATCTATTCTGCAAAATCTAAAAACATAAATGGGTTCAACAAAAGATCTTCTCGTGGCGCAAGGAGTATGTATGATATAGAAGAAAGTTCAGCTCAAGATATGTCTCAAGCCTTGACAGTGTATAAAAAGCCACAGAATTTATCCTCTTCAAGTACTAGGTATGCAtcatcaaaaaagaagaagcgtAAAGGACGTAAGAATTTCGAGGATGATACAGTTCAAGGATTCCAGCGTATGAGAGATCTTAGGGAGATTGGAACAAAGAATGTTACCAAGCAGAAGTCTGGTGCGGGCATCTTTTCTGATGTACCTCTTCTTGAAAGTGGACCAAGCTTTGGCTATGATTTGTCCAGTACTAATGGGATAAAAAAGGGCAAGCAATCTCATTCATCCATAAAAAAGAAACGATCCAATATCGGGCAATCCTATGAAAATTCAAGGAAGAAAGATAGGCATCGTCCTCTGTCGAAGTTATGTGAAGATCCAGAAGCGTCTGGAACATATTATCACTGGGACCCTTCAGGCCAGTCTTCTAGCCAGTACCCAGGAGGCCAGATGCCCAATATGTTTGAACCAAGTAGGGCAAAAACTATTTTTTCAACTGATGTAAATAACTGTTCCTACAGCTCAGGCACTTCAAGTTTGGAGACATTATTAGATACATCACACAACAATCACAAAGGTTCTGCCATCTCTGATGGTGATAAATTTTTTGATGATGTTCTGGAGGAAG GTCATGTTGATACTTATGGATCTTGTACGTCCATAAAGGATCAGATTTCAGAGCCGATTAATCAAACTACTGACTGTGGCATAGTTGGTACATCTTCAACTCGGCATCATAGAAGTTCCAAGAAGAAAAACATAAGCTCTTTTGCTCAGATACCTGAAGAAAGCCGCATGAAGGATAACAATTCGCTGCTAAAGCAGTATGAAGGGACAATAAAATTGGATGGTGGTGTCTTTAGGCCTACTGAACTTGAGGATAGTATACGACATGCAACTCCTGAGCATGAAGAATCCTCTGAAACTATAAGCAACCATTCAAACTCTGAGAAGGGCACAACATCATTACCATATTATGTTCCACTGCAAGTACTACCACCGCTTGAACCGCAGCCTGATCTGAAACCTCCAAGATGCCCTGTAACGAGGCCGCCAACCAAGAGAGCGCGTGCAGACCATAGATTATATGATGTTGAGCTGACTGTCCGAAGAAGCCAGAGGGGTCATCCCGTGCCCCTTGTTTCCCTCATGAGTAAATGGACAGGTAAACAAATTGTTGGGTACCCTGTCACTGTGGAGGTTTTGGAGGATAGTCGTCCCGCAGCAAGTAGAGATGAGCACTGCCCAGCAATGAGCAGTCTCGACTCCTTACTGAAGAGCAGAGTTACAGAACCACGGCAAGCAAGATCTTCAAATGCATCACGATCAAAATCTAAGTCTAGTTGTCGGAAAAAGGCCTCGGAGCATGATTTGGACAAGTCCTGGCGGCCCCATGCCAAGAAACCAGCATCTTCACCGAGGAAAATGCGGAGGCTCTCATCTTTTGCTGGCAGCCGGAGGGAGAGCGGAGACAGGAAGCCTGTGGTCGTGAAAACTGGTGGACCTACTGTTGCATGCGTTCCACTTCGACTCGTCTTCAGTAGGATCAACGAAGCACTAAGCTTCTCAGTGAGGCAAGAAAACCCCACCTGA